The proteins below come from a single Tenuifilum thalassicum genomic window:
- the ung gene encoding uracil-DNA glycosylase encodes MNPQIEPSWKKVLNEEFSKKYFFDLKLFLLEEKKKHTIYPPGSQIFAAFNHTPFHNVKVVILGQDPYHGPGQAHGLCFSVPKGIPAPPSLKNIFKELNDDIGMPIPKHGNLEKWAKRGILLLNATLTVRANQAGSHQNKGWETFTDAAIKAVSEKHSGIVFLLWGNYAQAKSKIIDQNKHFILKAPHPSPLSASRGFFGCKHFSKTNRLLTSIGKEPIDWTLE; translated from the coding sequence ATTAATCCTCAAATTGAACCTTCGTGGAAAAAGGTTTTAAATGAAGAATTTAGCAAGAAATATTTTTTTGACTTGAAATTGTTTTTACTAGAAGAGAAGAAAAAGCATACGATTTACCCTCCAGGGTCACAAATTTTTGCGGCGTTTAACCATACACCATTCCACAACGTTAAAGTTGTAATTCTAGGACAAGACCCATACCATGGACCTGGGCAAGCCCATGGTTTGTGCTTTTCGGTCCCAAAGGGAATTCCTGCCCCACCCTCACTTAAAAATATATTTAAGGAACTAAACGATGATATTGGAATGCCGATACCCAAACATGGGAATCTAGAAAAATGGGCAAAGCGAGGAATATTACTTTTAAACGCAACCCTAACCGTAAGGGCAAATCAGGCAGGATCGCACCAAAACAAGGGATGGGAGACCTTTACTGATGCCGCTATTAAAGCCGTATCGGAAAAACATTCGGGAATAGTTTTTCTTCTATGGGGTAATTATGCGCAAGCTAAATCAAAAATAATTGACCAAAACAAACATTTTATCCTTAAAGCTCCTCACCCTTCACCCCTTTCGGCAAGCCGAGGTTTTTTTGGATGTAAGCACTTTTCAAAAACAAATAGACTCCTTACATCAATTGGTAAAGAGCCTATTGATTGGACTCTCGAATAA
- a CDS encoding iron-containing alcohol dehydrogenase, with translation MNNFEFYNPVKILFGEGQIENISKELAPYKTILLTYGGGSIKRNGVYEKVMSALKGKTIIEFGGIEPNPRYETLIKAVELARQTNVDFILAVGGGSVIDGSKFIAAAIPFNDEPWNIVSKGIKVEKAIPLGTVLTLPATGSEMNAGAVISRFETKEKFAFGSPAVFPKFSVLDPTVTYSLPQRQVVNGIVDAFAHVLEQYLTYPVNAHIQDRFAEGILKTLIEVGPKTLKNSNDYELRANFMWSCTMALNGLIATGVPTDWATHMIGHELTALFGLDHAVTLAIVYPALLKIVFEEKKEKLRQYAIRVWEFPDEEIAALKAIDRTEQFFRELGIKTRLPEHRISFEDIKPIIDRFAKRGWKLGENKSITSDVVEQILKKALEEYQ, from the coding sequence ATGAATAATTTTGAATTTTACAATCCCGTGAAAATCCTTTTCGGGGAAGGGCAAATAGAAAATATTTCGAAAGAGTTAGCCCCCTACAAAACCATTTTGCTAACTTATGGGGGAGGCAGCATTAAACGAAATGGTGTATATGAGAAGGTTATGTCTGCACTGAAAGGCAAAACCATAATAGAATTTGGAGGTATTGAGCCCAATCCACGTTATGAGACTTTAATTAAGGCAGTGGAGTTAGCACGTCAAACGAATGTGGATTTTATTTTAGCAGTTGGTGGTGGATCTGTTATTGATGGCTCAAAATTTATTGCTGCTGCAATACCATTTAACGATGAGCCCTGGAATATTGTCTCCAAGGGAATTAAGGTAGAAAAGGCTATTCCATTAGGAACAGTTTTAACATTGCCTGCTACTGGCTCCGAAATGAACGCTGGTGCTGTAATTAGCAGGTTCGAAACTAAAGAAAAATTTGCGTTTGGTAGCCCTGCCGTGTTTCCTAAATTTTCAGTATTAGACCCAACGGTAACCTATTCGCTGCCACAGCGTCAGGTTGTAAATGGTATTGTAGATGCTTTTGCGCATGTTCTTGAGCAATATTTAACCTATCCTGTAAATGCTCATATACAAGATAGATTCGCCGAAGGAATACTTAAAACCTTAATAGAGGTTGGTCCCAAAACTCTTAAGAATTCGAATGATTATGAGTTAAGGGCAAATTTCATGTGGAGCTGTACGATGGCTTTAAATGGCCTAATCGCTACGGGTGTTCCTACCGATTGGGCTACTCACATGATTGGGCATGAGCTCACTGCTCTTTTTGGGTTAGATCATGCAGTTACCCTTGCAATTGTTTATCCTGCTTTATTAAAGATTGTGTTTGAAGAGAAAAAAGAAAAGTTAAGACAATATGCTATAAGGGTATGGGAGTTTCCCGACGAAGAAATTGCAGCTCTTAAAGCAATAGATAGAACCGAACAATTCTTCCGTGAACTAGGAATCAAAACTCGATTGCCAGAACATAGAATTAGTTTTGAGGATATTAAACCTATTATTGATCGTTTTGCTAAAAGAGGGTGGAAATTAGGAGAGAACAAAAGCATAACTTCTGATGTTGTAGAGCAGATTCTTAAGAAAGCATTGGAAGAGTACCAATAA
- a CDS encoding 2-oxoacid:acceptor oxidoreductase family protein: protein MTEEIIIAGFGGQGVLSMGKILAYSGIMQDQEVSWMPSYGPEMRGGTANVTVILSDSRISSPIIQEFDTAIILNQQSMDKFEKMVKPGGMLLYDPNGITRHPERTDISIYQIEAAEEAARMKSAKTFNMIVLGAYLKIKPIVKLENVIKGLEKSLPERHHHLIPMNKEAISKGMELVKKIR, encoded by the coding sequence ATGACCGAAGAAATAATCATAGCCGGTTTTGGAGGGCAAGGAGTTCTATCGATGGGTAAAATCCTTGCTTACTCAGGCATAATGCAAGACCAAGAGGTATCGTGGATGCCAAGTTACGGACCCGAGATGCGTGGTGGTACCGCAAATGTTACCGTAATTCTTAGCGATTCTCGCATTAGCTCTCCAATCATTCAGGAATTTGATACTGCCATTATTCTCAACCAACAATCAATGGATAAGTTTGAGAAAATGGTAAAACCAGGTGGTATGTTACTTTACGATCCCAATGGAATTACCCGCCACCCTGAACGTACCGATATTAGCATTTATCAGATAGAGGCAGCAGAAGAAGCTGCAAGAATGAAAAGTGCTAAAACCTTCAACATGATTGTTTTGGGCGCTTATCTCAAGATTAAGCCAATAGTTAAACTAGAAAATGTAATTAAAGGTCTTGAGAAATCGCTGCCTGAGCGACATCACCATTTAATTCCGATGAACAAGGAAGCCATAAGTAAAGGAATGGAACTTGTGAAAAAAATAAGGTAA
- a CDS encoding thiamine pyrophosphate-dependent enzyme: MDLKDIIKEENLVYSKTKLLTDNIMHYCPGCTHGVVHKVVAEVIDEMNIQEKSIGVAPVGCAVLAYNYIDIDWHEAAHGRAPAVATAISRLYPNKYVFTYQGDGDLASIGTAEIMHACNRGENIVVIFINNGIYGMTGGQMAPTSLLDMPTSTTPYGRKVELNGYPLKITELIAQLPGTCYVTRQAGHTPAAVRKLKKAIRKAFENVGQKKGTSFIEVVSTCNSGWKLSPVKANEWMVEHMFPYYPLGDLKDE; this comes from the coding sequence ATGGACTTAAAAGATATAATAAAAGAGGAAAATTTGGTTTATTCAAAAACCAAACTCCTTACCGATAACATAATGCACTATTGCCCAGGTTGTACACATGGCGTGGTACATAAGGTTGTTGCTGAGGTAATTGATGAGATGAATATCCAAGAAAAATCAATTGGTGTTGCACCCGTCGGATGTGCAGTTTTAGCCTACAACTATATTGATATCGATTGGCATGAGGCAGCCCACGGCCGTGCCCCAGCAGTGGCAACCGCTATTAGCCGTTTATACCCCAATAAATATGTTTTCACCTATCAGGGCGATGGCGATTTAGCATCTATTGGTACTGCAGAGATTATGCATGCCTGCAACCGTGGTGAAAATATCGTTGTAATTTTCATCAATAATGGGATATATGGTATGACTGGTGGTCAGATGGCACCAACCTCACTACTCGATATGCCAACATCAACCACACCATACGGCCGTAAAGTTGAGCTTAACGGGTATCCTCTAAAAATAACCGAACTTATAGCTCAACTTCCTGGTACTTGCTATGTTACACGTCAAGCAGGGCACACTCCTGCTGCTGTTCGTAAACTTAAAAAAGCTATCAGAAAAGCTTTTGAAAATGTTGGACAGAAGAAGGGTACTTCGTTTATCGAAGTGGTTTCAACCTGTAACTCTGGTTGGAAACTCTCTCCTGTAAAAGCTAATGAGTGGATGGTTGAACACATGTTCCCTTATTATCCCCTTGGCGATTTAAAAGACGAGTAG
- a CDS encoding 3-methyl-2-oxobutanoate dehydrogenase subunit VorB: MADYKLMKGNEAIAEAAIRCGCDAYFGYPITPQSEVLETLMARMPWEETGMVVLQAESEVAAINMVYGGAGCGKKVMTSSSSPGISLKQEGITYIAGAELPCLIVNVVRGGPGLGTIQPAQSDYFQAVKGGGHGDYKLIVLAPASVQEMYDFVDLGFELAFKYRNPAMILSDGVIGQMMEKVQLGPYKPRMTDEEIIAKYGSWATTGKTPDRPRNIITSLDLEASRQEQFNLKLQKKYREIEEKEVRFEKIACDDAEYLFVAYGSSSRICQKAVDLAREKGIKVGLLRPITLFPYPTKAIQEMIGQLKGILTVEMSAGQMVEDVRLAVEGKVKVEHYGRMGGMIPSPNDVVAALEEKIIKG, encoded by the coding sequence ATGGCAGATTATAAATTAATGAAGGGTAACGAAGCCATTGCAGAAGCAGCAATTCGTTGTGGATGTGATGCATACTTTGGATACCCTATTACCCCACAATCGGAGGTTCTAGAAACACTTATGGCACGTATGCCCTGGGAGGAAACTGGAATGGTTGTGCTCCAGGCAGAGAGTGAAGTAGCTGCTATAAATATGGTTTATGGTGGCGCAGGCTGTGGTAAAAAAGTGATGACATCATCATCTAGCCCTGGCATTAGCCTTAAACAAGAAGGTATTACATACATTGCCGGAGCAGAACTCCCATGTCTTATTGTAAATGTAGTTAGAGGAGGCCCCGGACTTGGAACCATACAACCTGCACAAAGTGATTACTTCCAGGCAGTTAAAGGAGGTGGACATGGCGATTATAAGCTTATTGTTCTTGCACCAGCATCGGTACAGGAAATGTACGATTTTGTTGACCTAGGCTTTGAACTCGCATTCAAGTATCGCAATCCCGCCATGATTCTTTCCGATGGTGTTATTGGTCAGATGATGGAGAAAGTTCAGCTTGGACCATACAAACCTCGCATGACCGATGAGGAGATCATAGCCAAATATGGTTCTTGGGCAACTACAGGGAAAACACCCGATCGTCCTCGTAACATAATTACCTCTCTTGACCTTGAGGCTAGCCGACAAGAACAGTTCAATCTTAAACTACAAAAGAAGTATCGCGAAATAGAAGAAAAAGAGGTTCGCTTTGAAAAGATTGCTTGCGACGATGCCGAATATCTTTTCGTAGCTTATGGTTCATCGAGCCGAATTTGCCAAAAAGCAGTTGATCTTGCTCGCGAAAAGGGAATTAAAGTTGGTCTACTTCGTCCAATCACACTATTCCCATATCCAACAAAGGCAATTCAGGAAATGATTGGCCAGCTAAAAGGTATTTTAACAGTTGAAATGAGTGCAGGCCAAATGGTAGAAGATGTTCGTTTAGCTGTTGAAGGTAAAGTTAAAGTTGAGCACTACGGCCGTATGGGCGGTATGATACCCTCTCCTAACGATGTAGTTGCTGCTTTAGAAGAAAAAATCATTAAAGGTTAA
- a CDS encoding 4Fe-4S dicluster domain-containing protein: MAKVRGAIVVDVEKCKGCGLCVVACPSKVIDLAREVNGKGYNYAYMANPDACIGCANCAMVCPDTVISVYKVKLEANA, encoded by the coding sequence ATGGCAAAAGTTAGAGGTGCAATTGTAGTCGATGTAGAAAAATGTAAAGGATGTGGCCTTTGCGTTGTTGCCTGCCCTTCAAAGGTTATAGACCTTGCACGGGAAGTAAACGGTAAAGGCTACAACTATGCCTACATGGCTAACCCAGATGCATGTATAGGATGCGCAAACTGTGCAATGGTTTGTCCCGATACAGTTATATCTGTTTATAAGGTAAAACTTGAGGCAAACGCATAA
- a CDS encoding aminotransferase class I/II-fold pyridoxal phosphate-dependent enzyme: MKNTPIPYDIVKQKIKESNLPNVGRASIRELVRLVNEIEAATGIKYVRMEMGVPGLEPSELGINAEIEALKRGVASKYPMIDGVPELKKEVARFVKNFINIDVNEQGCIPTVGSMQGAMAAFLVTNRCNVKKDTVLFIDPGFPVQKQQLHVLGMNYETFDVYNYRGEKLRDKLESYLQKGNISTILYSNPNNPSWICFTDTELQIIGELANKYDIIVIEDLAYFAMDFRKDLSKPGEPPFQPTVANYTNNWLMLISSSKAFSYAGQRIGVMVISNQLYKRKYPDLKRYFTSEEFGYAMLYGAVYSLSSGVCHSTQYGLAAMLKAANEGTFNFVETVKEYGEKAKIMKKLFTDNGFKIVYDKDEDKPLADGFYFTISYPGLSGEELLEELLYYGISAISLAITGSERTEGLRACVSQVQRSQFPDLEERLKRFNEDHKNS, from the coding sequence ATGAAGAATACACCCATTCCATACGACATTGTTAAGCAGAAAATTAAAGAATCAAATTTACCCAATGTTGGAAGAGCATCTATACGTGAGCTGGTAAGGCTTGTAAATGAGATAGAAGCTGCTACCGGTATCAAATACGTAAGAATGGAAATGGGAGTTCCAGGTTTGGAACCCTCGGAGCTTGGGATAAACGCTGAAATTGAGGCTTTAAAAAGAGGTGTTGCCTCAAAGTATCCAATGATTGATGGTGTGCCTGAACTTAAAAAAGAGGTAGCCCGATTTGTTAAAAACTTTATCAATATCGATGTAAACGAGCAGGGTTGCATTCCAACTGTTGGCTCTATGCAAGGTGCAATGGCTGCATTTCTTGTAACCAATAGATGTAATGTCAAAAAGGATACCGTTCTATTTATAGACCCAGGGTTCCCCGTTCAAAAACAACAGCTACATGTTTTAGGCATGAACTACGAAACCTTTGACGTTTACAATTATCGTGGCGAAAAACTTCGTGATAAACTAGAATCTTATCTACAGAAAGGGAACATCTCAACCATACTATACTCTAATCCCAACAATCCATCTTGGATTTGCTTTACCGACACCGAGCTGCAAATAATAGGGGAACTAGCTAACAAGTATGATATAATAGTAATAGAGGATTTGGCATATTTTGCAATGGATTTCAGAAAGGACCTATCAAAACCCGGTGAGCCACCCTTCCAGCCAACCGTTGCAAACTACACAAACAACTGGCTAATGCTTATCTCCAGTTCCAAAGCATTTTCATATGCCGGACAGCGTATTGGGGTAATGGTAATTAGCAATCAATTATATAAGCGAAAATATCCCGACCTAAAACGGTACTTCACTTCCGAAGAATTCGGCTATGCCATGCTTTATGGCGCTGTATACTCACTGTCATCCGGGGTTTGTCATTCAACCCAGTATGGCCTTGCTGCCATGCTAAAAGCAGCCAATGAAGGCACATTCAACTTTGTTGAAACCGTTAAGGAGTATGGCGAAAAGGCCAAAATCATGAAAAAGCTCTTCACCGATAATGGGTTTAAAATCGTATACGATAAAGATGAGGACAAACCCCTGGCCGATGGGTTCTACTTTACCATTTCATACCCTGGCTTGTCGGGCGAGGAACTTTTAGAGGAGTTACTTTACTATGGCATAAGCGCTATTTCGCTTGCCATAACGGGTAGCGAAAGAACCGAAGGACTTAGAGCCTGCGTATCGCAAGTTCAAAGAAGCCAATTCCCTGATTTAGAAGAAAGACTAAAACGATTTAACGAAGATCATAAAAATAGTTAA
- a CDS encoding trans-sulfuration enzyme family protein: MHNEKLGFNSLLIHGGMEPDPMGSATVPIYQTSTFAFENADEGAKCFAGESDGYIYTRIGNPTISALERQVAILENGFGGIATASGMGAVSSIYMAFLKAGDHIVSTDAVYGPSRGIMETYFKRFGVESTYVDTSKLENIEAAIKPNTRMLYLESPTNPTMAITDIKAASEIAHKHGLVVVVDNTFCSPYLQRPLDLGADVVFHSMTKFLNGHADIVAGIIVTKTEELYKLVRPAMVNMGCNMDPHQAYMVLRGIKTLSLRIERAQENAQKVAEYLEKHPKIEWVKYPGLKSHPQYDLAQKQMKGPGAMISFELKGGLEAGKILMNNVRLALLAVSLGGVETLIQHPASMTHSKLSPEARLKANITDGLVRFSVGIEDVEDIIADLDHALGKI; this comes from the coding sequence ATGCATAACGAGAAATTAGGATTCAACAGTCTTCTCATACATGGTGGTATGGAACCCGACCCCATGGGAAGCGCAACAGTACCCATTTATCAAACATCAACCTTTGCATTTGAAAATGCCGATGAGGGTGCCAAGTGCTTTGCAGGCGAAAGCGATGGTTACATCTATACACGAATAGGAAACCCAACCATTTCGGCACTTGAACGCCAAGTGGCAATTCTTGAGAATGGATTTGGGGGAATTGCAACTGCTTCGGGAATGGGTGCTGTTTCATCAATCTACATGGCCTTCCTAAAAGCAGGCGACCACATTGTAAGCACCGATGCTGTTTATGGCCCATCAAGGGGAATAATGGAGACATACTTCAAACGTTTTGGGGTTGAGAGTACTTACGTTGACACCTCAAAGCTTGAGAATATTGAAGCTGCCATTAAGCCAAACACCCGTATGCTTTACCTTGAAAGCCCTACCAACCCAACCATGGCCATAACCGATATTAAGGCTGCATCGGAAATTGCTCATAAACATGGTCTTGTTGTGGTGGTCGATAACACATTCTGTAGCCCATACTTGCAACGTCCACTTGACCTTGGCGCCGATGTGGTATTCCACTCCATGACCAAATTCCTGAACGGTCACGCTGACATTGTAGCGGGTATAATTGTAACCAAAACGGAGGAACTTTATAAGCTTGTCCGTCCTGCCATGGTCAATATGGGTTGCAACATGGACCCGCATCAGGCATATATGGTTCTCCGTGGAATAAAAACTCTTTCGCTTAGAATTGAACGCGCTCAGGAAAATGCTCAAAAAGTAGCAGAATACTTAGAAAAGCACCCAAAAATTGAGTGGGTAAAGTACCCTGGCTTAAAGTCGCACCCTCAATATGATCTTGCCCAAAAGCAGATGAAAGGACCTGGAGCAATGATAAGTTTTGAGCTAAAGGGTGGCCTTGAGGCAGGTAAAATATTAATGAACAATGTAAGGCTTGCACTGCTTGCCGTTTCGCTCGGTGGGGTTGAAACTTTAATTCAACATCCTGCATCAATGACTCATTCCAAGTTAAGCCCCGAGGCAAGGCTAAAGGCCAACATCACCGATGGACTTGTTCGATTCTCTGTTGGTATTGAGGATGTTGAGGATATTATTGCTGACCTAGACCACGCTTTAGGGAAAATATAA
- a CDS encoding nucleoid-associated protein: protein MLDYSNAELSEVIVHSIGMAEQPAIISNQTIDISDNLLNDVLKDYFLRNFKSEGFYSFEHSSNIELNEIYSFCSDFFDGNIDFVDFSKKVATHLKHVSVHPNIKSGELYVVAFTDMVVDGELVDGVGFFKSESKEKFLHVIQEPEGLKVTCQFGTTPRKLDKACLVFNTEKNLGFKLSIIDNTNRDEAKYWVSDFLRAKLRNDDFYQTKQAINLCREFVEEVVNPENNFAKVDQADILCKTRDFFKANEEFDMREFEEVVLEEPQIAETFRNYKKKYEEAVGCDIPDTFKISTDATRKSQKFFKSVIKLDKNFHIYIHGARERVERGFDDDTGLNYYKLYFDKES from the coding sequence ATGCTTGATTATAGTAATGCAGAATTATCAGAGGTTATAGTTCATTCAATTGGGATGGCCGAGCAACCTGCAATAATATCGAACCAAACTATTGATATCAGCGATAATCTTTTAAACGATGTTTTAAAGGATTATTTTTTAAGGAATTTCAAAAGCGAAGGGTTTTACTCCTTTGAACATTCATCAAATATTGAGCTAAATGAGATTTACAGCTTTTGTAGCGATTTTTTTGATGGGAATATCGATTTTGTTGATTTTTCAAAAAAGGTTGCAACGCATTTAAAGCATGTATCGGTTCATCCAAATATTAAGAGCGGAGAGCTATATGTTGTTGCCTTTACCGATATGGTTGTTGATGGCGAGCTTGTAGATGGGGTAGGATTTTTCAAATCGGAAAGCAAGGAGAAATTCCTTCATGTTATCCAAGAACCTGAAGGATTAAAGGTTACATGCCAGTTTGGAACAACTCCTCGAAAGCTCGATAAGGCCTGTTTGGTATTCAATACAGAGAAGAACCTTGGTTTTAAGTTGAGCATAATTGATAATACTAATCGCGATGAGGCCAAGTATTGGGTTTCGGACTTTTTGAGAGCAAAACTTCGAAACGATGATTTTTATCAAACCAAGCAGGCTATTAATCTTTGCCGAGAGTTTGTTGAGGAGGTGGTAAATCCCGAAAATAACTTTGCAAAAGTTGATCAGGCTGATATTCTTTGCAAAACGCGCGACTTTTTTAAAGCAAACGAAGAGTTTGATATGAGGGAATTCGAGGAGGTTGTATTGGAAGAACCTCAAATAGCTGAAACTTTTAGAAACTATAAGAAGAAATACGAGGAAGCGGTTGGCTGTGATATCCCCGATACGTTTAAGATTTCGACCGATGCCACTCGTAAATCACAAAAATTCTTTAAAAGCGTTATAAAGCTTGATAAGAATTTTCATATCTACATTCATGGTGCACGGGAACGTGTTGAACGCGGATTCGATGACGATACTGGGTTGAATTACTATAAGCTTTACTTTGATAAGGAATCGTAG
- a CDS encoding Fur family transcriptional regulator gives MNYNKLTKILADRGLKITPQRVAVLEVLYEIRNHPSAEEVRQKLHSKYPSIAIGTIYNILDTFCENGIIKKVKTDSDFVRYDVDMENHHHIYGLNNNLIQNYHDEELDKLLKEYFAKKGIPNFQIKEFSLQIIGQYTNDQNQTKQK, from the coding sequence ATGAATTATAATAAACTAACAAAAATCCTGGCTGATAGAGGGCTGAAAATCACTCCTCAACGAGTTGCTGTGCTAGAAGTTTTATACGAGATTAGGAATCATCCTTCTGCCGAAGAGGTGCGTCAGAAACTACATAGTAAATACCCAAGCATTGCCATTGGTACCATTTATAATATTCTTGACACTTTTTGTGAGAATGGTATCATTAAAAAGGTGAAAACCGATAGCGATTTTGTACGATATGATGTGGATATGGAAAACCATCATCATATCTATGGTCTTAATAATAATTTAATACAGAACTATCATGATGAAGAACTCGACAAGCTGCTTAAGGAATATTTTGCCAAGAAAGGGATTCCAAATTTTCAGATTAAAGAGTTTAGTCTTCAGATCATAGGGCAGTACACCAACGACCAAAACCAAACCAAACAAAAATAA
- a CDS encoding ferritin-like domain-containing protein: MGKEGINIASVDVEKLLQMLNAALAEEWLAYYQYWIGAKVMEGPMRSEIEPELLLHANQELNHAVMVADRIIQLGGTPLLHPNDWFKHAGCDYDAPTDPYIEAILEQNLSGERCAIRRYNEIASFTNGKDHITHQMAIQILAEEIEHENDIEDWITDINRMKEEIKKFKL; the protein is encoded by the coding sequence ATGGGAAAAGAAGGAATTAATATTGCATCAGTTGATGTAGAGAAGCTACTTCAGATGCTTAACGCTGCATTAGCCGAGGAATGGCTTGCTTACTATCAGTATTGGATTGGTGCTAAGGTAATGGAAGGGCCAATGCGCAGCGAGATAGAGCCCGAGCTATTGCTTCATGCCAATCAGGAGTTGAACCATGCTGTGATGGTTGCCGATAGAATTATTCAGTTAGGTGGCACACCATTGCTTCATCCCAACGATTGGTTTAAACATGCCGGATGCGATTACGATGCTCCTACCGATCCTTATATCGAAGCCATTCTTGAACAAAACCTATCGGGTGAGCGTTGTGCTATTCGTAGGTATAATGAGATAGCCTCATTTACTAATGGCAAAGATCATATTACACACCAAATGGCTATACAAATTCTTGCCGAGGAGATTGAGCATGAAAATGATATTGAGGATTGGATAACCGATATCAACCGAATGAAGGAAGAAATAAAGAAATTCAAGTTATAA
- a CDS encoding peroxiredoxin: MEENQVISMPRIGDKAPEFKAMTTQGEINFPHDYKGNWVILFSHPADFTPVCTSEFMTFASMEQKFNEANCKLVGLSVDGLYSHIAWLRTIKEKIEYKGMKDVEVTFPLIEDITMDVAKKYGMIQPGESDTKAVRAVFFIDPNGVIRTIIYYPLSLGRNFDELYRVLIALQTADEFGVATPADWRPGDDVIVPPAGSCGSAKDRMDGKEADMKCYDWFFCTKKLDKDEVMKKILKK, translated from the coding sequence ATGGAAGAAAATCAAGTAATTTCGATGCCAAGGATTGGCGACAAAGCTCCTGAGTTTAAAGCAATGACTACTCAGGGTGAAATCAATTTCCCACACGATTACAAGGGTAATTGGGTAATCCTATTTAGCCACCCTGCCGATTTTACTCCTGTTTGTACATCGGAGTTTATGACATTTGCCTCAATGGAGCAAAAGTTTAACGAAGCAAACTGTAAGCTCGTTGGACTTTCTGTCGATGGATTGTATAGCCATATCGCTTGGCTGCGTACTATCAAGGAGAAAATTGAGTATAAGGGAATGAAAGACGTTGAGGTTACATTTCCCTTGATTGAAGATATAACCATGGACGTTGCCAAAAAGTATGGCATGATTCAGCCTGGTGAGAGCGATACTAAAGCTGTTCGTGCGGTTTTCTTTATTGATCCCAATGGAGTTATCAGAACAATTATTTACTACCCATTAAGTTTAGGACGAAACTTTGATGAGCTTTACCGCGTGCTTATCGCCCTTCAAACAGCCGATGAATTTGGAGTTGCAACTCCAGCCGATTGGCGTCCGGGCGATGATGTAATTGTACCTCCTGCCGGATCATGTGGTTCTGCTAAGGACAGAATGGATGGTAAAGAGGCTGATATGAAATGCTACGATTGGTTCTTCTGTACCAAAAAGCTGGATAAGGATGAGGTAATGAAGAAGATCTTGAAAAAGTAG
- the speB gene encoding agmatinase: MIHYGDLPKPYCEFETSKVAIVPVPYDGTSTWIKGADKGPKALLDASANMEVYDIETDSEVYKIGIYTDSPVTEDGSPEAMVEAVKQRTTKLIEQGKFTVIIGGEHSVSIGTIQAHAQKYNNLTVLQIDAHTDLRDSYEGSKNNHACVMARAKEVCPIVQVGIRSMDSSEKTNLDPNRVFWAHKIVNCDSWMDQAIDLLTENVYITIDLDGFDPSILPSTGTPEPGGLMWYPTLKFLRKVIEKRNLVGFDIVELCPNTNDKASDFLAAKLLYKLLTYKYLNELK, from the coding sequence ATGATACATTATGGTGATTTGCCAAAACCCTACTGTGAGTTTGAAACCTCAAAGGTGGCAATAGTCCCAGTTCCTTACGATGGGACAAGCACTTGGATTAAAGGTGCAGACAAAGGCCCCAAAGCGTTGCTCGACGCATCAGCAAATATGGAAGTTTACGACATTGAAACTGATAGTGAAGTATATAAAATAGGTATCTATACCGATAGCCCAGTAACCGAAGATGGTTCACCCGAAGCAATGGTTGAAGCTGTTAAGCAACGTACTACCAAACTTATAGAACAAGGAAAATTTACCGTAATAATTGGTGGTGAGCATAGCGTTAGCATTGGGACCATTCAAGCACATGCCCAAAAGTATAACAACCTTACTGTCCTTCAAATTGATGCTCATACCGATTTGCGCGACAGCTACGAAGGCAGTAAGAACAACCATGCTTGTGTTATGGCTAGGGCTAAAGAGGTTTGTCCTATCGTTCAAGTTGGAATTCGGAGCATGGATTCGAGTGAGAAAACTAACCTCGATCCCAATAGGGTGTTTTGGGCCCACAAAATAGTAAACTGTGATAGCTGGATGGATCAGGCTATCGATCTGTTAACTGAAAATGTTTACATTACCATTGACTTAGATGGTTTTGACCCATCAATTCTGCCCAGCACCGGCACGCCTGAACCTGGAGGATTAATGTGGTATCCTACCCTTAAATTTTTAAGAAAGGTAATTGAGAAACGTAACCTAGTGGGATTTGACATTGTGGAACTTTGTCCTAACACTAACGACAAAGCTTCGGACTTCCTTGCTGCTAAATTACTGTACAAACTCCTAACATACAAATACTTAAACGAACTAAAATAA